The following are from one region of the Candidatus Brocadiia bacterium genome:
- a CDS encoding sigma 54-interacting transcriptional regulator, giving the protein MIDARFVRCALDSSIVQPSFRPSYNDMPDKIKLLVVEDTDADFRLVVEYLKESRLSSFETTRAKTLSEALQAISANKFQAALTDLGLPDSQGLTIVDNISKADPDIAIIVLTGLDDDKLGLDALNKRAQDYIAKGRLQAEILDKSIRYAIERKRTEDQLRKSELKFRAIFDSAPCGIMILDEERRVHSVNRVIENAFNISSAKVHNKRGGEALNCIHSFETPEGCGFSQACKECIIRKNAVYSLQNKESYRSKTTLSLLNEGVVQDRTVLISSAPIEYDGKQRAVIILEDITEMNELRRRLKAEHSFAGIIGKDPKMLDLYDAVRELAESNASVMLQGESGTGKELVALALHNEGLRSDRQFVAVNCGALPDNLLESELFGHVKGAFTGAVRDKKGRFELADGGTIFLDEIGDLSPAMQVKLLRVLQDGSFEPVGSEKTLKVDVRVICATNKSLKQEIAAGRFREDLFYRLCVIPITLPPLRERLNDIPLIAEYLLERFAQEAKSNKAVLTPEAMSILLDHNWPGNVRELQNALQLAIIKSQNGNIRPEHLPRSIYQPAAGQSAATGTSKSGTGKRRRRCKVESADAIEHALKQAKGNKIKAAEILNISRATLYRCLDRKK; this is encoded by the coding sequence ATGATAGACGCTCGGTTTGTTCGTTGCGCGCTCGACTCGTCCATCGTACAACCGTCCTTTCGTCCGTCGTATAACGATATGCCTGATAAAATAAAACTACTGGTGGTGGAAGATACGGATGCGGATTTCCGCCTGGTCGTCGAATACCTCAAGGAATCCCGCCTGTCATCATTTGAAACCACGCGCGCCAAGACCCTTTCAGAGGCGCTCCAAGCCATTTCCGCCAACAAGTTCCAGGCCGCATTGACGGACCTGGGCCTGCCCGACAGCCAGGGATTAACCATCGTAGATAACATCTCCAAAGCCGATCCGGATATCGCCATCATCGTCCTGACCGGTCTGGACGATGACAAACTGGGCTTAGACGCGCTAAATAAAAGGGCGCAGGATTACATAGCCAAGGGCCGCCTGCAAGCCGAGATTCTGGACAAAAGCATCCGCTATGCCATCGAACGCAAACGGACCGAAGACCAGCTCAGGAAATCGGAACTCAAGTTCCGGGCCATCTTCGATTCCGCCCCCTGCGGTATAATGATTCTGGACGAAGAGCGCCGGGTGCATTCGGTTAACCGGGTAATAGAAAATGCTTTCAACATTTCCAGCGCCAAAGTGCACAACAAACGGGGCGGCGAGGCGCTCAACTGCATCCATTCCTTTGAAACACCCGAAGGCTGCGGTTTCTCCCAGGCCTGTAAGGAATGCATCATCAGGAAAAACGCCGTTTATTCGCTCCAAAACAAGGAATCCTATCGCAGCAAAACTACCCTGTCGCTGTTGAACGAAGGAGTCGTCCAGGACCGCACCGTCCTGATCAGCTCGGCGCCCATAGAATACGACGGCAAACAGCGGGCCGTTATCATCCTCGAAGACATCACCGAGATGAACGAACTGCGCCGGCGGCTTAAGGCCGAGCATTCCTTTGCCGGCATCATCGGCAAAGACCCCAAGATGCTCGACCTCTATGACGCCGTCAGGGAACTGGCCGAATCCAACGCCTCGGTCATGCTCCAGGGCGAAAGCGGCACCGGCAAGGAACTGGTCGCCCTGGCCCTGCATAACGAAGGCCTGCGCTCCGACCGGCAGTTCGTGGCCGTCAACTGCGGCGCCCTGCCGGACAACCTGCTGGAAAGCGAACTATTCGGCCACGTCAAGGGCGCCTTTACCGGCGCCGTCCGCGACAAAAAAGGACGCTTCGAACTGGCCGACGGCGGCACCATATTCCTCGATGAAATCGGCGACCTCAGCCCGGCCATGCAGGTAAAACTCCTGCGCGTACTCCAGGACGGCTCTTTTGAGCCGGTCGGTTCCGAAAAGACATTAAAAGTGGACGTCCGGGTCATCTGCGCCACCAACAAATCACTCAAACAGGAGATAGCCGCCGGCCGGTTTCGCGAAGACCTCTTTTACCGGCTGTGCGTCATACCCATAACCCTGCCGCCCCTGCGGGAAAGGCTTAACGACATACCGCTGATAGCCGAATACCTGCTGGAACGCTTTGCCCAGGAGGCCAAATCAAACAAAGCCGTACTGACGCCGGAGGCAATGAGCATACTTCTGGACCATAACTGGCCCGGCAACGTCCGTGAGCTCCAGAATGCGCTTCAGCTGGCAATAATTAAATCCCAAAACGGCAATATCCGGCCGGAACACCTGCCCCGGAGCATCTACCAGCCGGCCGCGGGCCAAAGCGCCGCAACCGGCACATCAAAATCCGGAACTGGCAAACGCCGCCGCCGATGCAAGGTCGAATCAGCCGACGCCATAGAACACGCACTCAAACAGGCCAAGGGCAACAAAATCAAGGCCGCCGAAATACTCAACATCTCACGGGCCACGTTATACCGGTGCCTGGACAGGAAGAAATAA